The following proteins are co-located in the Argopecten irradians isolate NY chromosome 9, Ai_NY, whole genome shotgun sequence genome:
- the LOC138330959 gene encoding uncharacterized protein — protein sequence MFITILSDVCKLDGEGQMNGTHVCRIHVKRDVGVVRPQSSDRCMTREPLAGEFRTHPTWNKSMPVNGQGVFTFNITRNAPFLVVMTTATTSDNVKLTIGETFAELGITHGNEYTRLSRIEKQHVGYEEDRQISYWVSCNRDSLVLKYGKGYTMEETTLLECDLLTRATTREEQKEIRDRYHVLFSAEGKGIVELYDSKAFISSSALKRAKAIDSERSVCFRKNPFIRNLSPFVLHSDHTTLSVLDSGLYMLSGSLPPGCKEMYDNIRKIELDSPPEVDGVLLSDAIRFSIDTNGCLLHNMLQEKARYSCHQHNARETYLRVTLGENLGDSPGIPYVLEIWPSKHYSPIHNHGNANAVIKVLFGQINVSIYNKHTTDPDEKPLKTFVANSGDVTWISQDWYQTHKLWNNTADYCATIQCYKYDPGDTTHWSYFDYVGENSTIEGFLPSSDITFRDMRQKVLDEYRQTLCGSTQVHQDLSTVQ from the exons ATGTTCATCACTATACTGTCTGATGTTTGTAAACTTGACGGAGAAggacaaatgaacggaacacATGTTTGTCGGATACATGTTAAGCGTGATGTAGGCGTCGTCCGACCCCAGTCATCTGACAGATGTATG ACTAGAGAACCTTTGGCAGGTGAATTCAGAACACATCCTACATGGAACAAGTCAATGCCAGTCAATGGACAGGGTGTCTTTACCTTCAATATAACTAGAAACGCCCCTTTCCTTGTAGTCATGACAACAGCGACAACCTCTGACAACGTCAAGCTTACGATTGGTGAAACCTTCGCGGAATTGGGTATAACCCACGGAAATGAGTACACAAGACTAAGTAGAATAGAAAAACAACATGTCGGGTACGAAGAAGACAGACAAATTTCTTACTGGGTCAGCTGTAACAGAGATAGCCTCGTTTTGAAGTATGGTAAAGGTTACACCATGGAGGAAACCACATTACTGGAGTGTGACCTACTTACAAGAGCCACAACACGAGAAGAACAGAAGGAAATACGAGACAGATACCACGTTCTCTTTAGCGCAGAAGGGAAAGGGATCGTCGAGCTCTATGATAGCAAGGCTTTTATCTCTTCTTCGGCCTTAAAAAGGGCAAAAG CGATCGACAGTGAGAGGAGTGTCTGTTTCCGAAAGAATCCGTTCATTCGGAACCTTTCGCCTTTCGTCCTACACAGTGACCACACAACATTGTCTGTTCTGGACAGCGGACTGTACATGCTCTCTG GTAGTCTTCCACCCGGTTGTAAGGAAATGTACGATAATATTCGTAAAATCGAGTTGGATTCGCCACCGGAAGTAGATGGCGTTCTTCTTTCTGACGCCATCCGGTTTAGTATCGATACCAATGGTTGTCTGTTACACAACATGCTACAGGAGAAAGCCAGATACTCTTGTCATCAACATAATGCTAGGGAAACCTATTTACGGGTGACTCTGGGTGAAAATCTCGGCGATTCTCCTGGAATCCCGTACGTCCTCGAGATTTGGCCATCAAAACATTACAGTCCAATCCATAACCATGGCAACGCAAACGCAGTCATCAAAGTCTTGTTTGGACAAATCAATGTGTCCATTTACAACAAACATACAACAGATCCTGATGAAAAACCTTTAAAAACATTTGTTGCCAATAGCGGAGATGTAACGTGGATCAGTCAGGACTGGTACCAAACCCATAAACTTTGGAACAATACAGCCGACTACTGCGCCACCATCCAATGCTACAAGTATGATCCAGGGGACACAACTCATTGGTCATACTTCGACTACGTTGGTGAGAACAGCACCATTGAAGGGTTCCTACCTAGTTCCGACATTACATTTAGAGATATGCGGCAGAAGGTTTTAGACGAATATCGTCAGACATTATGTGGCAGTACGCAAGTTCACCAAGACCtttctacagtgcagtga